The Corynebacterium pseudopelargi genome contains a region encoding:
- a CDS encoding AI-2E family transporter has product MQELEQAPSVDRSEVIGDGVRVLALWCVRILVIAVTFYAGWHVMKPLWGGVLPIILAIIVCTVLWPPTYWLRNKGVPAALAAAISLLSSFGVFGALIWLMAPNFANQSQTLYFQAFEGIQQVQLWLQGPPFNLDPDELSNQVNRIAEWFQEQSGAIASEVFSGISMATSVVATLAIVFVLTFFFLKDGDRFLPWLRSVTGRRAGWHLTELLTRAWNTLGGFIRAQALVSLIDAVFIGGGLFILGVPMALALAVLTFIGGFVPIVGAFVSGFIAVLVALVTLGLNKAIITLLIVLAVQQLEGNVLSPLLQSKAMNLHPVIVLISVTVGGGLFGIIGAFLAVPFAATIAVVLRYLQDMIALRSGETTIKDITFATDDGSKGARDSELDGERRKAEKQAEANKRQSGAKALFEQVFSKQNSSKETQKSSDTGQQGS; this is encoded by the coding sequence CTGCAGGAGTTGGAACAAGCACCGAGTGTGGATCGCTCAGAGGTCATTGGCGATGGCGTTCGCGTCTTGGCTCTGTGGTGCGTGCGCATCCTCGTTATTGCCGTCACCTTCTACGCCGGCTGGCATGTAATGAAGCCCCTCTGGGGTGGGGTGTTGCCCATCATCTTGGCCATCATCGTCTGCACCGTGTTGTGGCCACCAACATATTGGCTGCGCAACAAGGGCGTACCTGCAGCGCTTGCCGCGGCCATTTCGCTGCTCAGCAGCTTTGGTGTGTTCGGCGCGCTGATCTGGCTGATGGCCCCGAATTTTGCCAACCAATCCCAAACCCTCTACTTCCAGGCCTTCGAGGGTATCCAGCAGGTTCAGCTTTGGCTCCAAGGCCCGCCTTTTAATCTGGATCCAGACGAGCTGAGCAATCAGGTCAACCGCATTGCCGAGTGGTTCCAGGAACAAAGTGGTGCGATTGCCAGCGAAGTCTTCTCCGGCATCAGCATGGCCACCTCGGTGGTTGCCACCTTGGCCATTGTGTTTGTGCTCACCTTCTTCTTCCTCAAAGACGGCGACCGCTTCCTTCCCTGGCTGCGCTCTGTCACCGGACGTCGCGCCGGCTGGCACCTCACCGAATTGCTCACCCGCGCCTGGAACACCCTCGGCGGCTTCATTCGCGCCCAGGCACTTGTTTCGCTTATCGACGCAGTCTTCATCGGCGGCGGCCTGTTCATCCTCGGCGTACCCATGGCCCTTGCCCTGGCTGTACTGACCTTCATCGGCGGCTTCGTGCCCATCGTCGGTGCCTTCGTTTCCGGCTTTATTGCCGTGCTCGTGGCTTTGGTAACGCTGGGGCTGAACAAGGCCATTATCACCTTGCTCATCGTCCTCGCCGTGCAGCAATTGGAAGGCAATGTGCTTTCCCCGCTGCTGCAATCCAAGGCCATGAACCTCCACCCCGTGATCGTGTTGATCTCGGTGACGGTAGGCGGTGGCCTCTTCGGCATCATCGGCGCATTCTTGGCCGTGCCCTTTGCAGCCACCATCGCGGTGGTGCTGCGCTACCTCCAAGACATGATCGCGCTGCGCTCAGGCGAAACCACCATCAAAGACATCACCTTTGCCACCGACGACGGCTCCAAGGGTGCGCGCGATAGTGAGCTTGACGGGGAACGTCGAAAAGCTGAAAAACAAGCAGAGGCCAACAAGCGCCAAAGCGGCGCCAAAGCCCTATTCGAACAAGTATTTAGCAAGCAAAACTCAAGCAAAGAAACACAAAAATCAAGCGACACGGGCCAGCAAGGCTCTTAG
- a CDS encoding DUF6542 domain-containing protein translates to MPEIRHNRPGKQKQPSWALPLLTSVSILCAALLTGALVCVWLGGIGWPFFLAFVLASLIGASVCERRGLFIFVTSIPILFAISLIASAWFIVRDSAADGAPVSKTQIITAIYPLAQYFPILFFVTLAAGVIAVIRIKVLGSAVEKKAGKELSEQRKREREADRRNRRATSRARNQSKASQVTVEELMQKRRPRPHGGEKQAQQPAETHKQPQRAQTHHQPQHDQQRRPQTPRAGYPDPGAMRIRPEEDPRVLREQRGERFQHEVEHGPRRPVYESGNRRERASRNYSQRPNPELRHQERFEDRFARTSRAEQPRQGERPRQGEHLRQGEQPRDPRYVQRPNQRWEQRGNQRGDQRPGQGSEQRPDFRSDQRWAERQQGRFAQEYRRGERRPADRVRPEDRGERPAPRRQRDFESTSYPRRDQGQRLEQQPPRRPRPEPRQQQRPYPRKQDERPMPRQPRPRPRGYEDER, encoded by the coding sequence ATGCCAGAGATCCGCCACAATCGCCCGGGAAAGCAAAAGCAGCCCTCATGGGCCCTGCCGCTGCTGACCTCGGTGTCGATTCTGTGTGCCGCGTTGCTCACTGGCGCGCTCGTCTGCGTCTGGCTCGGCGGCATCGGCTGGCCCTTTTTCTTGGCATTTGTCCTAGCCAGCCTCATTGGCGCAAGCGTGTGTGAACGCCGCGGGCTATTCATCTTCGTTACAAGCATTCCCATCTTGTTTGCGATCTCATTGATCGCAAGCGCCTGGTTTATTGTGCGCGACAGTGCAGCCGATGGTGCGCCGGTAAGCAAAACGCAGATCATCACCGCGATCTACCCTCTGGCCCAGTACTTCCCCATCCTGTTTTTTGTCACCCTTGCCGCCGGCGTGATCGCCGTGATCCGCATCAAGGTGCTTGGCAGCGCAGTGGAGAAAAAGGCAGGCAAAGAGCTCAGCGAGCAGCGCAAACGCGAACGCGAGGCAGATCGAAGAAACCGCCGTGCCACCAGCCGCGCACGCAACCAGAGCAAAGCCTCCCAAGTTACCGTGGAAGAGCTTATGCAAAAGCGACGCCCTCGGCCCCACGGTGGCGAAAAACAAGCACAGCAGCCAGCAGAGACCCACAAGCAACCGCAGCGCGCACAAACGCACCACCAGCCGCAACACGATCAGCAGCGACGCCCCCAAACCCCGCGCGCCGGCTACCCGGATCCAGGTGCGATGCGGATCCGCCCCGAGGAAGATCCTCGCGTGCTCCGCGAGCAGCGTGGCGAACGCTTCCAGCACGAAGTAGAACACGGCCCACGGCGCCCGGTGTATGAGTCAGGCAATCGCCGCGAGCGTGCTTCACGCAATTACTCCCAGCGCCCCAACCCTGAGTTGCGGCATCAGGAACGCTTTGAAGATCGTTTCGCTCGTACCAGCCGCGCCGAACAGCCCCGCCAGGGTGAACGCCCCCGCCAGGGTGAACACCTCCGCCAGGGTGAGCAGCCTCGGGATCCCCGCTATGTGCAGCGCCCCAATCAGCGCTGGGAGCAGCGTGGGAATCAACGTGGCGATCAGCGCCCCGGTCAGGGATCTGAGCAGCGCCCGGATTTTCGATCGGATCAACGCTGGGCCGAGCGCCAGCAGGGTCGGTTTGCACAGGAGTATCGCCGTGGCGAGCGTCGTCCGGCAGATCGCGTGCGTCCGGAAGATCGAGGCGAGCGTCCCGCACCGCGGCGTCAGCGCGATTTTGAGTCCACCTCCTACCCGCGACGCGATCAAGGCCAGCGTTTAGAGCAGCAGCCACCACGGCGGCCTCGCCCGGAGCCTCGCCAACAGCAGCGCCCCTATCCGCGCAAGCAAGACGAACGCCCGATGCCTCGCCAACCGCGGCCTCGCCCTCGCGGCTATGAGGACGAACGCTAA
- a CDS encoding 4-hydroxy-3-methylbut-2-enyl diphosphate reductase has translation MTSPETNEHKRVLVAAPRGYCAGVDRAVETVERALEKYGSPVYVRKEIVHNRYVVDTLAERGAIFVDETNEVPEGSHLVFSAHGVSPAVHESAAKLDLKTLDATCPLVTKVHNEVKRFARDGYHILLVGHEGHEEVEGTAGEAPEVTHLVDGVEGVEALPEWLQEEKLVWLSQTTLSVDETMEIVKKLHERFAHLQDPPSDDICYATQNRQVAVKAIAAESDLVIVVGSQNSSNSKRLVEVALQAGARSSYLVDYASQIDESWLEGVNTVGVTSGASVPEILVRDVLEWLAERGYENPKEVTTAAEKITFALPRDLRAPRTSNA, from the coding sequence ATGACCTCACCCGAGACGAATGAACACAAGCGAGTCCTTGTCGCAGCACCCCGCGGCTACTGCGCAGGAGTAGATCGAGCCGTAGAAACGGTAGAACGCGCCCTAGAAAAGTACGGCTCGCCAGTGTATGTGCGCAAAGAAATCGTGCACAACCGTTATGTGGTGGATACCCTCGCCGAGCGTGGCGCCATCTTTGTAGACGAAACCAATGAGGTGCCCGAAGGTTCTCACCTCGTTTTCTCCGCCCACGGCGTGAGCCCGGCCGTTCATGAATCGGCCGCAAAGCTAGACCTAAAAACACTCGACGCCACCTGCCCGCTGGTAACCAAGGTGCACAATGAGGTGAAGCGCTTCGCCCGCGATGGCTACCACATCTTGCTTGTTGGCCACGAAGGCCACGAGGAAGTAGAAGGCACCGCCGGTGAAGCCCCAGAGGTAACCCACCTCGTTGATGGGGTCGAAGGCGTAGAAGCCCTGCCAGAGTGGCTCCAAGAAGAAAAACTCGTGTGGCTTTCTCAAACCACGCTCTCGGTGGATGAGACGATGGAGATTGTAAAGAAGCTGCACGAGCGCTTCGCTCACCTCCAAGATCCGCCCAGCGACGATATTTGCTACGCCACCCAAAACCGCCAGGTAGCGGTGAAGGCCATTGCCGCTGAATCTGATCTGGTGATCGTGGTGGGCTCGCAGAACTCCTCCAACTCAAAGCGCTTGGTAGAAGTGGCACTGCAGGCCGGGGCGCGATCGTCCTATCTGGTGGACTATGCCTCGCAGATCGACGAATCCTGGCTAGAAGGCGTAAACACCGTAGGCGTGACCTCCGGTGCCTCAGTGCCAGAAATCCTGGTCCGAGACGTATTGGAATGGCTCGCAGAGCGCGGCTATGAAAACCCCAAGGAAGTAACCACCGCAGCCGAGAAGATCACCTTCGCTTTGCCCAGGGATCTTCGCGCACCGCGCACCAGCAACGCATAG
- the xseA gene encoding exodeoxyribonuclease VII large subunit → MMSVHQLNQAVKGWIEKLGTIWVEGQLLQLKSSPNWAFAYATLRDPSREDSVRITFRPQLLQQLPTLPQDGDRVRVWAKPSFYAKNGDFQLWVSKIQPVGIGELLAQIEQLRANLRSQGLFDAARKHPLPFLPRNIGLITSRGSDGERDVLSIAKERWPEVRFSVRNTLVQGAGAVPAIISALQELDADPSVDVIIIARGGGAMETLLPFSDEALIRAVADASTPVVSAIGHDRDRPILDDVADLRAATPTDAAKRVVPDVVAERALVSDLRARAAAALRGWVQREQRSIEALRTRPVLAQPLRAIDQRRQDIDQATAAMRREIRYLLSHEQQLIGALRGQLQVLGPAATLQRGYAIVQVVPRDGSEPEVVSSYAMAPPGSQLRIRVADGSIVAAAMQQAPAN, encoded by the coding sequence ATGATGTCGGTGCATCAGCTCAACCAGGCGGTCAAGGGCTGGATTGAAAAGCTGGGCACCATTTGGGTGGAGGGCCAGTTATTGCAGCTCAAGTCTTCTCCCAATTGGGCTTTTGCCTATGCCACGCTCCGCGATCCTTCGCGGGAAGATTCGGTGCGCATCACCTTTCGCCCCCAACTGTTGCAACAATTACCCACCCTGCCGCAAGACGGCGACCGCGTGCGAGTCTGGGCCAAACCATCCTTCTATGCCAAAAATGGTGATTTCCAGCTTTGGGTGAGCAAAATCCAGCCGGTGGGCATTGGTGAGCTTCTGGCTCAAATCGAGCAGCTTCGCGCCAACCTTCGCAGCCAGGGGCTTTTCGACGCCGCACGCAAGCACCCCTTGCCCTTCTTACCGCGCAATATCGGCCTGATTACCTCCCGCGGCTCTGATGGCGAGCGCGATGTGCTCTCCATAGCCAAGGAACGTTGGCCGGAGGTTCGTTTTAGTGTGCGCAATACCTTAGTTCAAGGAGCCGGTGCCGTACCGGCGATCATTTCCGCGCTCCAAGAACTCGATGCAGACCCAAGCGTGGATGTGATCATCATTGCCCGCGGCGGCGGTGCCATGGAAACGCTCTTGCCGTTTTCGGATGAAGCGCTCATTCGCGCCGTTGCCGATGCCAGCACCCCGGTGGTCTCGGCCATCGGCCACGACCGGGATCGTCCCATCTTGGATGATGTGGCCGATCTTCGCGCTGCTACTCCCACCGATGCGGCAAAACGGGTCGTGCCCGATGTGGTGGCCGAGCGCGCGTTGGTATCGGATTTACGCGCCCGTGCCGCGGCGGCCTTGCGCGGCTGGGTGCAGCGCGAACAACGCAGCATTGAGGCGTTGCGTACTCGCCCGGTGCTTGCACAACCCTTGCGAGCTATCGATCAACGCCGCCAAGACATTGACCAAGCAACTGCTGCGATGCGCAGAGAGATCCGCTATCTATTAAGCCATGAGCAACAGCTCATCGGCGCGTTGCGTGGCCAGCTCCAGGTGCTTGGACCTGCGGCCACCTTGCAGCGTGGTTACGCCATTGTGCAGGTTGTGCCTCGCGATGGTTCCGAACCTGAAGTAGTAAGCAGCTATGCCATGGCACCACCGGGTAGCCAATTACGCATTCGTGTTGCTGATGGTTCGATTGTGGCTGCCGCCATGCAGCAGGCACCGGCCAATTAA
- a CDS encoding exodeoxyribonuclease VII small subunit has translation MSDDVIGRGSGENAFDPVEGLSYEQARNELQEVVQILEQGSMGLDESLKYWERGEALARRCEEHLAGAAQRVEKALEQAARAPEAD, from the coding sequence ATGAGTGACGATGTTATTGGCCGCGGTTCAGGCGAGAACGCTTTTGACCCCGTAGAGGGGCTCTCCTACGAGCAAGCCCGAAATGAGCTCCAAGAGGTAGTGCAGATCCTTGAGCAGGGTTCGATGGGTCTTGATGAATCGTTGAAGTATTGGGAACGCGGCGAGGCTTTGGCGCGTCGCTGCGAAGAACACCTAGCCGGGGCGGCTCAGCGCGTAGAAAAAGCGCTCGAGCAAGCAGCTCGAGCGCCTGAAGCAGATTAG
- a CDS encoding DUF4245 domain-containing protein, with amino-acid sequence MAEEKPKLYQGGRDMLLSLGAIIIVMVLSVGFTGMCSFNKDSAEHGPVREVDPTTFIEIEAGAMNFPLHMPAMPEDWVANSARRTAIAGEPAPAIGWVVRKDSYVQLIQTGVEAEEAVKGFDEHPREQDGTHQVGDITVTSYSSDERGVRPVMVADLGTSRLLVSGAAPEEDFDAVIAATAKAPVVGSN; translated from the coding sequence GTGGCTGAAGAAAAACCGAAGTTGTATCAAGGCGGGCGCGACATGCTCCTCTCGCTGGGAGCCATCATCATTGTGATGGTTCTCTCGGTGGGCTTTACCGGCATGTGCAGCTTTAATAAGGACTCTGCCGAGCACGGCCCGGTGCGAGAAGTAGACCCCACTACCTTCATTGAGATCGAAGCCGGGGCTATGAACTTCCCGCTGCACATGCCAGCAATGCCCGAGGATTGGGTGGCTAATTCTGCGCGAAGGACCGCCATTGCGGGCGAGCCTGCCCCCGCAATTGGTTGGGTGGTGCGCAAAGATTCCTATGTGCAGCTCATCCAAACCGGGGTAGAAGCAGAAGAAGCTGTTAAGGGTTTTGATGAGCACCCTCGTGAACAAGACGGAACCCACCAGGTTGGCGATATCACGGTGACCAGCTACAGCTCCGATGAGCGAGGGGTGCGCCCAGTGATGGTGGCAGACCTTGGCACCAGCCGATTGTTGGTATCTGGTGCTGCACCCGAAGAAGACTTCGATGCAGTCATCGCTGCTACCGCCAAAGCACCGGTAGTTGGCAGCAACTAA